A genomic segment from Gadus morhua chromosome 4, gadMor3.0, whole genome shotgun sequence encodes:
- the LOC115542652 gene encoding carboxy-terminal domain RNA polymerase II polypeptide A small phosphatase 1 isoform X2, whose amino-acid sequence MLRAQSSRKFELLRLLCLTQSGARGISANRKEDFSANLGNSGLKLDVMANPSSIITQISCDEEANKAAREKGSTSSVSSKKPRSRGLFSSLLCCLCKDPPQPLPVNNNAPLLVEENGAKVQVKPLLPSIKSKDSGKICVVLDLDETLVHSSFKVYVLKRPHVDEFLKRMGELFECVLFTASLAKYADPVSDLLDKWGAFRSRLFRESCVFHRGNYVKDLSRLGRDLDKVIIVDNSPASYVFHPDNAVPVASWFEDMSDTELLDLIPFFERLSKVDNVYTFLKQHGADS is encoded by the exons ATGCTTCGTGCGCAGTCTTCCAGGAAGTTCGAGCTTTTGCGTCTGTTATGTTTAACGCAGTCCGGCGCGCGGGGAATATCAGCGAATAGAAAAGAAGACTTTTCGGCGAATTTAGGTAACTCGGGATTGAAACTTGATGTCATGGCCAATCCGTCTTCCATAATTACGCAAATTAGTTGCGATGAAGAGGCGAACAAGGCGGCCCGCGAAAAGG GCTCCACCTCCTCGGTGTCCAGTAAGAAGCCCAGGAGCCGGGGCCTGTTCTCCAGCCTGCTGTGCTGCCTCTGCAAGGACCCGCCGCAGCCCTTGCCCGTCAACAACAACGCCCCCCTCCTGGTGGAGGAGAACGGGGCCAAG GTCCAAGTCAAGCCGCTGCTGCCTTCAATCAAATCTAAGGATTCCGGAAAGATCTGCGTTGTTCTGGACCTGGACGAGACGCTTGTCCACAGCTCCTTCAAG GTGTATGTGCTGAAGCGCCCCCATGTGGACGAGTTCCTCAAGAGGATGGGCGAGCTTTTCGAGTGTGTGCTGTTCACCGCCAGTCTGGCCAAG TACGCCGACCCCGTGTCAGACCTCCTTGACAAGTGGGGGGCCTTCCGCAGTCGCCTGTTCCGGGAGTCTTGCGTCTTCCACCGGGGGAACTACGTGAAGGACCTGAGCCGGCTGGGGCGCGACCTGGACAAGGTCATCATCGTGGACAACTCCCCGGCCTCGTACGTCTTCCACCCCGACAACGCG GTGCCTGTGGCGTCATGGTTCGAGGACATGTCAGACACGGAGCTGTTGGACCTCATCCCCTTCTTTGAGCGTCTGAGCAAAGTGGACAATGTCTACACTTTCCTCAAGCAGCACGGAGCCGATAGCTAG
- the LOC115542652 gene encoding carboxy-terminal domain RNA polymerase II polypeptide A small phosphatase 1 isoform X1, translating to MLRAQSSRKFELLRLLCLTQSGARGISANRKEDFSANLGNSGLKLDVMANPSSIITQISCDEEANKAAREKGSTSSVSSKKPRSRGLFSSLLCCLCKDPPQPLPVNNNAPLLVEENGAKVQVKPLLPSIKSKDSGKICVVLDLDETLVHSSFKPVNNADFIIPVEIDGTVHQVYVLKRPHVDEFLKRMGELFECVLFTASLAKYADPVSDLLDKWGAFRSRLFRESCVFHRGNYVKDLSRLGRDLDKVIIVDNSPASYVFHPDNAVPVASWFEDMSDTELLDLIPFFERLSKVDNVYTFLKQHGADS from the exons ATGCTTCGTGCGCAGTCTTCCAGGAAGTTCGAGCTTTTGCGTCTGTTATGTTTAACGCAGTCCGGCGCGCGGGGAATATCAGCGAATAGAAAAGAAGACTTTTCGGCGAATTTAGGTAACTCGGGATTGAAACTTGATGTCATGGCCAATCCGTCTTCCATAATTACGCAAATTAGTTGCGATGAAGAGGCGAACAAGGCGGCCCGCGAAAAGG GCTCCACCTCCTCGGTGTCCAGTAAGAAGCCCAGGAGCCGGGGCCTGTTCTCCAGCCTGCTGTGCTGCCTCTGCAAGGACCCGCCGCAGCCCTTGCCCGTCAACAACAACGCCCCCCTCCTGGTGGAGGAGAACGGGGCCAAG GTCCAAGTCAAGCCGCTGCTGCCTTCAATCAAATCTAAGGATTCCGGAAAGATCTGCGTTGTTCTGGACCTGGACGAGACGCTTGTCCACAGCTCCTTCAAG CCGGTAAACAACGCTGACTTCATCATCCCAGTGGAGATAGATGGGACGGTGCACCAG GTGTATGTGCTGAAGCGCCCCCATGTGGACGAGTTCCTCAAGAGGATGGGCGAGCTTTTCGAGTGTGTGCTGTTCACCGCCAGTCTGGCCAAG TACGCCGACCCCGTGTCAGACCTCCTTGACAAGTGGGGGGCCTTCCGCAGTCGCCTGTTCCGGGAGTCTTGCGTCTTCCACCGGGGGAACTACGTGAAGGACCTGAGCCGGCTGGGGCGCGACCTGGACAAGGTCATCATCGTGGACAACTCCCCGGCCTCGTACGTCTTCCACCCCGACAACGCG GTGCCTGTGGCGTCATGGTTCGAGGACATGTCAGACACGGAGCTGTTGGACCTCATCCCCTTCTTTGAGCGTCTGAGCAAAGTGGACAATGTCTACACTTTCCTCAAGCAGCACGGAGCCGATAGCTAG